A single window of Ferrimonas balearica DSM 9799 DNA harbors:
- the yajC gene encoding preprotein translocase subunit YajC — translation MFIANAYANTGAPQGGGMEMVIMLAVFGLIFYFMILRPQNKRVKEHKNLVESLAKGDEVLTNGGLVGKIVKVTADDDYLVLALGENTEVTIKKDFITAVLPKGSVKSL, via the coding sequence ATGTTTATCGCAAACGCCTACGCCAATACCGGTGCCCCTCAGGGTGGTGGCATGGAGATGGTTATCATGCTGGCGGTGTTCGGCCTGATCTTCTACTTCATGATCCTGCGTCCGCAGAACAAGCGCGTAAAAGAGCACAAGAACCTGGTTGAGTCTCTGGCCAAGGGCGACGAAGTGCTGACCAACGGCGGCCTGGTAGGCAAGATCGTAAAAGTGACTGCTGACGATGATTACCTGGTTCTGGCCCTGGGCGAGAACACCGAAGTGACCATCAAGAAAGACTTCATCACCGCAGTGCTGCCGAAAGGCTCTGTGAAGTCTCTGTAA